One window from the genome of Synechococcus sp. PROS-7-1 encodes:
- a CDS encoding AAA family ATPase, translating into MSGSQHSDLFSHQREALLRRQAPLADRLRPRNLDEFVGQGAILAEGRLLRRAIAADRVGNLILHGPPGVGKTTLARIIANHTRAHFSSLNAVLAGVKDLRTEVSEAGQRLERHGLRTILFIDEVHRFNSAQQDALLPWVENGTLTLIGATTENPYFEVNKALVSRSRLFRLQALTPDDLTKLLESALKDPERGYGGRKIKLEPEAAAHLVDVASGDARSLLNALELAVDSTPADDNGVIRIDLGIAEESIQQRAVLYDKQGDAHFDTISAFIKSIRGSDADAALFWLARMIEAGENPRFIFRRMLISAGEDVGLADPQAVVVVEACAAAFERIGLPEGLYPLAQAALYLACTDKSNSTSGFFEALRQVRSAQRQDVPTHLRDANRDGDAFGDGQGYRYPHAFREHWVAQQYLPDALQGEAFWGPSHQGWEGQRRERILERRAAQFAAAVEADDAHPLLVSSGPDQPQLERWLQRQLAVDGERLQTLRKRLWADLNWRRTDRVLMLGGRSLLWSLDPLAAVAEGGVMILCGSATDQPRLEAQLNLLDPLQRPTLMGKPSDLDALSQNHNFEIIGGRLNQDDLKSSTLMELWPSIAKRTSTGAQLRLLLSESELGPASALLEHSQGALAPEIVNALNRLQELEAQWLSQTSEREALRQRLEASGWSLESTNWQESSTLRLDQSLMNRWLGEGRPYRLAVEGQTSGHSSALVTLNNELMKCHGQQLPMRLKHWRINGRRR; encoded by the coding sequence TTGAGCGGATCGCAGCATTCCGATCTATTCAGTCATCAACGGGAGGCCTTGCTGCGGCGACAGGCTCCCCTCGCGGATCGCTTGCGCCCGCGCAATCTCGATGAATTCGTCGGCCAGGGAGCGATCCTTGCGGAGGGCCGATTACTACGCCGTGCCATCGCTGCAGATCGTGTCGGCAATTTGATCCTGCATGGCCCACCGGGTGTCGGGAAGACGACCCTGGCCCGAATCATTGCCAATCACACCAGGGCCCATTTCAGCTCCCTCAATGCCGTTCTCGCCGGGGTGAAGGACTTGCGTACCGAGGTGAGCGAAGCCGGACAGCGACTGGAACGCCATGGTCTGCGCACCATCCTGTTCATCGATGAAGTGCATCGCTTCAACAGTGCGCAACAGGATGCGCTGCTCCCCTGGGTGGAAAACGGCACGCTCACCCTGATCGGTGCCACCACTGAAAACCCCTATTTCGAAGTCAACAAGGCTCTTGTCAGCCGCTCCCGTCTGTTCCGTCTTCAGGCGCTCACGCCCGACGACCTCACCAAGCTCCTCGAGAGCGCCTTGAAGGATCCCGAGCGTGGCTACGGCGGTCGCAAGATCAAACTCGAGCCGGAGGCCGCGGCCCATCTCGTGGATGTGGCATCCGGTGATGCGCGCAGTCTTCTGAATGCCCTGGAACTGGCGGTGGACAGCACCCCAGCAGATGACAACGGCGTGATCCGCATCGACCTGGGAATTGCCGAGGAATCCATTCAGCAGAGGGCTGTTCTCTATGACAAGCAGGGGGATGCCCACTTCGACACGATCAGCGCATTCATCAAGTCGATCCGGGGCTCCGATGCTGATGCGGCTCTGTTCTGGCTAGCTCGAATGATCGAGGCGGGAGAGAACCCCCGGTTCATTTTCAGGCGCATGCTGATCTCTGCTGGTGAGGATGTCGGCCTGGCCGATCCTCAGGCCGTGGTGGTTGTGGAAGCCTGTGCCGCGGCCTTTGAACGCATTGGCCTGCCCGAAGGCCTCTACCCCTTGGCCCAGGCAGCTCTCTACCTGGCCTGCACCGATAAGAGCAACAGCACCAGTGGCTTCTTCGAGGCTCTTCGACAGGTTCGGAGCGCCCAGCGCCAAGACGTCCCCACCCACTTAAGGGATGCCAATCGTGATGGGGACGCCTTCGGCGATGGCCAGGGATACCGCTATCCCCATGCCTTCCGGGAGCATTGGGTCGCCCAGCAATACCTACCCGATGCACTTCAGGGAGAAGCGTTCTGGGGACCAAGCCACCAAGGATGGGAAGGTCAGCGACGGGAACGGATCCTCGAGCGCCGAGCAGCCCAGTTCGCCGCCGCAGTGGAAGCCGACGATGCCCATCCACTTCTGGTGAGCAGCGGCCCCGACCAACCCCAGCTCGAACGTTGGCTTCAACGGCAACTGGCTGTTGATGGTGAACGGCTCCAGACCCTCCGCAAACGACTCTGGGCTGATTTGAACTGGCGTCGCACCGATCGTGTCTTGATGCTCGGTGGCCGGTCGCTGCTCTGGAGCTTGGACCCCTTGGCCGCTGTGGCAGAAGGGGGAGTGATGATTCTGTGCGGTTCAGCAACAGATCAGCCGCGGTTGGAAGCTCAGCTCAACCTGCTGGATCCCCTGCAGAGGCCAACCCTGATGGGCAAACCGAGCGATCTCGATGCTCTCAGCCAGAACCACAACTTTGAGATCATCGGCGGACGCCTCAATCAGGACGATCTCAAGTCGTCAACACTGATGGAGCTGTGGCCCAGCATCGCCAAACGGACATCAACAGGAGCTCAGCTTCGCCTTCTGCTGAGTGAATCTGAACTTGGCCCTGCTTCGGCTCTCTTGGAGCACAGCCAGGGTGCTTTAGCCCCCGAGATCGTCAACGCGCTGAATCGCTTGCAAGAACTGGAAGCCCAATGGCTCAGCCAGACATCGGAGCGTGAAGCCCTAAGGCAACGCCTTGAAGCCAGCGGCTGGAGCCTTGAAAGCACCAACTGGCAGGAATCCTCCACCCTTCGTCTGGACCAATCCTTGATGAACCGCTGGCTGGGTGAAGGCCGGCCTTACCGCTTGGCCGTTGAAGGCCAGACCAGTGGCCATTCCTCGGCTCTCGTCACTTTGAACAATGAACTGATGAAATGTCACGGTCAACAGCTGCCCATGCGGCTGAAGCACTGGCGGATCAATGGTCGCCGTCGCTGA
- a CDS encoding alpha/beta hydrolase — translation MLTRFAAGALAAASISTLAVAAEAGTKRPVRWVSGGAVWTTKSKAFKKFFKNGEITDRALEAGINNSGWTADEIQEGMTKTYEVDLVGVSRFLYSKDGVKFLKDQTRSYFPYWQKKKTAVVALRSAIILDAADGKISSAGIMKQLPVAFRLNDNGSSDGSQNVCKDGLDGAQATSLLSWYVFLPACVQANQILPAAPAPRSAAPVRGLW, via the coding sequence GTGCTCACCCGATTCGCTGCTGGCGCTCTCGCCGCCGCTTCCATTTCCACTCTGGCTGTCGCCGCTGAAGCTGGCACCAAGCGCCCTGTGCGCTGGGTGTCCGGTGGTGCTGTCTGGACCACCAAGTCCAAAGCCTTCAAAAAGTTCTTCAAGAACGGTGAAATCACCGATCGCGCTCTTGAAGCCGGCATCAACAACTCCGGTTGGACTGCCGATGAGATCCAAGAGGGCATGACCAAGACCTATGAAGTTGATCTGGTGGGCGTGTCCCGCTTCCTCTACTCCAAGGATGGTGTCAAGTTCCTGAAGGACCAGACCCGCTCCTACTTCCCCTACTGGCAGAAGAAGAAGACCGCTGTTGTGGCTCTTCGCTCCGCCATCATCCTCGACGCTGCTGACGGCAAGATCTCCTCTGCCGGCATCATGAAGCAGCTGCCCGTTGCCTTCCGTCTGAACGACAACGGCTCCTCCGATGGTTCCCAGAACGTCTGCAAGGACGGCCTTGACGGCGCTCAGGCCACCTCACTGCTGTCCTGGTATGTGTTCCTGCCCGCTTGTGTGCAGGCCAACCAGATCCTCCCCGCAGCTCCTGCTCCTCGCTCCGCAGCTCCCGTTCGCGGCCTCTGGTGA
- a CDS encoding thymidylate synthase, protein MSSLPILASAVVLAGFGFAAMVSSPSSQGLESAWNGADPNYSRLDERDATLHQRRGVEDLLAAFTKGQLTRHYWGHFAPTLADLGLTADSSLGVRVENVEGATRLWLTPRRGSEAYLAQVNFNGEKLERLHCRGTSGGEVEPKADQCPPGWKPLKEPAL, encoded by the coding sequence TTGTCCAGCCTTCCGATCCTGGCCAGTGCAGTGGTGCTGGCCGGCTTCGGATTCGCGGCGATGGTGAGCTCTCCATCCAGTCAGGGTTTGGAGAGTGCTTGGAATGGTGCAGACCCCAACTACAGCCGCTTGGATGAAAGGGACGCCACGTTGCATCAACGCAGGGGAGTGGAAGATCTGCTCGCGGCATTCACCAAAGGACAGCTCACACGCCATTACTGGGGACATTTCGCGCCCACGCTTGCCGATCTCGGCCTCACGGCTGATTCGTCTCTTGGGGTTCGCGTTGAGAATGTTGAGGGTGCAACCCGGCTCTGGCTGACTCCTCGGCGGGGTTCCGAGGCCTATCTGGCTCAAGTCAACTTCAACGGCGAAAAGCTTGAACGACTTCATTGCAGGGGGACTTCAGGGGGTGAAGTTGAACCAAAAGCAGATCAATGTCCCCCTGGGTGGAAACCCCTAAAAGAGCCAGCCCTTTAA
- a CDS encoding 4'-phosphopantetheinyl transferase superfamily protein has product MSAPLPCDASCLSMQEQQWSSRLPKGRSDVFIHSRVWMRACLADRFSLSPKAVPLQAPPGEPPSLPSGWGFLSLSHCRDALLLGCSEHPIGLDLERRDRMIPAASILQRSYGHEERKRLQHLCVEDLRQAVLKHWLIKEASIKWQKGSIARDLRFWEVCPGMSSVVHQRSHQKLAAVLHGYESWEFAVVAADQQVLQSIALCLA; this is encoded by the coding sequence ATGTCCGCTCCGCTGCCCTGCGATGCAAGCTGTTTATCGATGCAGGAACAGCAGTGGTCGTCGCGCCTGCCAAAAGGTCGCTCCGATGTCTTCATCCATTCGCGGGTCTGGATGCGAGCGTGTCTAGCTGATCGCTTCAGCCTGTCTCCCAAGGCGGTGCCTTTGCAGGCGCCACCTGGTGAACCCCCTTCTCTGCCGAGCGGCTGGGGTTTCCTGAGCCTGAGTCATTGCCGTGATGCCCTCCTGCTGGGCTGTTCTGAGCATCCAATTGGTTTGGATCTCGAGCGCCGCGACCGGATGATTCCTGCGGCCTCGATTCTGCAACGGTCGTATGGCCACGAGGAGCGGAAACGGCTGCAACACCTATGTGTTGAAGACCTCCGACAGGCTGTGTTGAAGCACTGGTTGATCAAGGAGGCCTCGATCAAGTGGCAGAAGGGGTCGATTGCCCGTGATTTGCGCTTTTGGGAGGTCTGTCCTGGGATGAGCAGCGTGGTTCATCAACGCAGCCATCAAAAGCTTGCCGCTGTGCTGCATGGCTATGAATCCTGGGAGTTCGCCGTCGTGGCGGCAGATCAACAAGTTCTGCAATCCATCGCCCTCTGCCTAGCCTGA
- the bcp gene encoding thioredoxin-dependent thiol peroxidase: MTLQIGDPAPDFTLPNEKEEPVTLSSLKGQRVVIYFYPKDATPGCTKEACNFRDRWDQFEAHGIRVLGISKDNAASHTRFISKQELPFTLLTDVEPCVVASAYESYGLKKFMGREYMGMMRHTFVVDAQGNLELIYRKVKAEVMADQILKDLGLS; this comes from the coding sequence ATGACCCTGCAGATCGGTGATCCAGCCCCGGACTTCACGCTTCCGAACGAGAAAGAAGAGCCTGTGACCTTGTCATCACTCAAAGGCCAGAGGGTCGTGATCTATTTCTACCCGAAGGACGCCACGCCAGGGTGCACCAAGGAAGCCTGCAATTTCCGCGATCGATGGGACCAATTCGAGGCCCATGGCATTCGGGTGCTGGGTATCAGCAAAGACAATGCCGCATCGCACACTCGTTTCATCAGCAAACAGGAGCTGCCCTTCACCCTGCTCACTGACGTCGAGCCCTGCGTCGTCGCCAGCGCCTATGAAAGCTATGGGCTCAAGAAGTTCATGGGCCGCGAGTACATGGGCATGATGCGCCACACGTTCGTGGTGGATGCTCAGGGGAATCTTGAGCTGATTTACCGCAAAGTGAAAGCAGAAGTCATGGCGGACCAGATCCTTAAAGACCTTGGCCTCAGCTAG
- a CDS encoding type III pantothenate kinase: MTAFEEVSPQRCLLIGNSRWHWAERAESSPWSFRHTDPIVEPLLDASVPDRWAAVGKVPAAFSRHGDQQLQLDQVPLNDVPPWLGIDRALAGWGAWLRSGGGDDLMVVDAGTVLSLTRVTSAGCFGGGWLCAGLRLQLQAMSEGTVALPVVEPDVPSIDVSPNLPADTASAMTQGVLQSLLGLIQGAHRRCPSTVWLCGGDAPLLLPELVARGVDVQHTPDLVMETFVDLVS; encoded by the coding sequence GTGACGGCATTTGAGGAGGTGAGTCCCCAGCGATGCCTGCTGATCGGTAATTCACGCTGGCATTGGGCCGAACGCGCTGAATCATCTCCATGGAGTTTTCGCCACACCGATCCGATCGTTGAACCACTGCTGGATGCTTCAGTCCCTGATCGGTGGGCTGCCGTCGGAAAGGTCCCTGCTGCATTCTCACGCCATGGTGACCAGCAACTTCAGCTTGATCAGGTGCCTCTGAACGATGTGCCGCCCTGGCTGGGCATCGACCGTGCTCTCGCCGGATGGGGGGCCTGGCTTCGATCCGGCGGCGGTGACGATTTGATGGTGGTTGATGCAGGAACGGTGCTCAGCCTGACGCGCGTCACCTCCGCTGGATGCTTTGGCGGAGGATGGCTCTGCGCGGGGTTGCGTCTTCAACTGCAGGCCATGAGTGAGGGGACTGTCGCCCTGCCCGTGGTGGAGCCTGATGTGCCCAGCATCGATGTAAGCCCGAACCTCCCGGCTGACACAGCGAGTGCCATGACCCAAGGTGTTCTTCAAAGCCTGTTGGGTTTGATCCAAGGTGCTCATCGCCGTTGCCCTAGCACTGTCTGGCTTTGCGGAGGCGACGCCCCGCTTCTTTTGCCCGAGCTGGTAGCCCGGGGTGTTGATGTCCAGCACACCCCGGATCTTGTGATGGAAACCTTTGTCGACCTCGTCAGCTAG
- a CDS encoding phosphoadenylyl-sulfate reductase, whose amino-acid sequence MTSAAAGLDSGGESAQLTLQREALEALEPAQRLQWAREQFGSGFAMTTSFGIQSSVLLHMLAGLPGAESVPVIWVDTGYLPPETYRYAETLCDRLGLEPVVVQSSLSPARMEALHGRLWETGSDSDLDLYLRLRKVDPLESALDRHAVRCWGSGVRSGQTDLRSTMTVLDPIRGRLSLRPLLHWTNRDIFYYMQEHELPQHPLFDQGYSTVGDWHSSAPDGVDAEGRSTRFGGQRQECGIHVPGVMGDGI is encoded by the coding sequence ATGACTAGCGCTGCCGCCGGCTTGGACTCCGGCGGTGAATCCGCCCAGCTGACGCTTCAGAGGGAGGCGCTTGAGGCACTGGAGCCTGCGCAGCGGTTGCAGTGGGCGCGGGAGCAATTCGGGTCGGGATTCGCAATGACCACGAGCTTCGGGATCCAGTCGTCCGTGCTCTTACACATGCTGGCAGGCTTGCCAGGCGCTGAATCGGTGCCGGTGATCTGGGTGGATACCGGCTATTTACCCCCAGAGACCTATCGCTACGCCGAAACCCTCTGCGACCGTCTCGGCCTCGAACCCGTCGTTGTTCAGTCGTCTCTTTCCCCAGCAAGGATGGAGGCCCTTCACGGGCGACTTTGGGAAACAGGAAGCGACAGTGACCTTGATCTCTACTTGCGCCTACGCAAAGTTGATCCCCTCGAGAGCGCTCTCGATCGCCACGCTGTGCGCTGCTGGGGGAGTGGGGTGCGCAGCGGACAGACCGACCTGAGAAGCACGATGACGGTGCTTGATCCGATTCGTGGTCGCCTCTCCCTGAGGCCGCTCCTGCATTGGACCAACAGAGACATCTTCTATTACATGCAGGAGCACGAGTTGCCCCAGCATCCTCTCTTTGATCAGGGCTATTCCACCGTTGGTGATTGGCATTCCAGTGCTCCAGACGGTGTGGATGCCGAGGGACGCAGCACCCGGTTTGGTGGCCAGAGACAGGAGTGCGGCATTCACGTGCCTGGGGTGATGGGTGACGGCATTTGA
- a CDS encoding NAD(P)/FAD-dependent oxidoreductase yields MTQAPNPQEHPILVVGGGFAGLSTLQAFSRVHPRPPLVLIEPRSRFVFVPLLYELFSGELQGWEVAPDYGQLLQGRGISHIQDSVCSVNLEDHVVTTAGGHQLPYSQLVLATGAVPDDFGIPGVREHALRFHALEDLPPLHARLRDLRNRPSGTSTLVIVGAGPTGVELACKLVDLLEGAARVHLVEQGEQILARSRAFNREQAERALQKRDITVHLKTRVLNVVPNAVRWSGVDGEMEQPHDGLIWTAGSRPNIPDLLPSVAPHHKRLPVDGSLRLLGQPDVLVLGDIARQHSIDEGQSPWPLSAQVAIQQGQAAARSLQARRDGNTPDPFVFQDLGEMLSLGIGDATLTGMGVTLAGPLAFNLRRLAYLTRMPGLSLGLRSAGAWLFSS; encoded by the coding sequence TTGACGCAAGCACCCAATCCGCAGGAGCACCCGATCCTCGTGGTTGGCGGAGGATTCGCAGGGCTATCCACCCTGCAAGCGTTCAGCAGGGTGCATCCCCGCCCACCCCTCGTCTTGATCGAACCCCGATCAAGGTTCGTCTTTGTCCCCCTCCTCTACGAACTGTTCAGCGGGGAGCTGCAGGGATGGGAAGTCGCCCCCGACTACGGGCAACTCTTGCAAGGGCGGGGGATCAGCCACATTCAGGACTCGGTCTGCTCCGTCAACCTTGAAGATCACGTCGTCACAACAGCAGGTGGTCACCAGTTGCCCTACAGCCAACTGGTGCTGGCCACTGGAGCAGTGCCGGATGACTTCGGAATCCCTGGCGTCCGCGAGCACGCCTTGCGCTTCCATGCCTTGGAAGACCTTCCGCCACTTCATGCGCGCTTGAGAGACCTGCGCAACCGTCCCTCCGGAACAAGCACGCTCGTGATTGTTGGGGCTGGTCCCACGGGCGTCGAACTCGCGTGCAAACTCGTTGACCTGCTGGAAGGGGCAGCCCGCGTTCATCTCGTTGAACAGGGAGAGCAGATCCTGGCTCGCTCACGGGCCTTCAACCGAGAGCAAGCTGAGCGCGCCTTGCAAAAACGTGACATCACAGTTCATCTGAAGACACGCGTTCTCAATGTGGTTCCAAATGCTGTGCGATGGAGTGGCGTTGACGGCGAGATGGAGCAGCCCCACGACGGTCTGATCTGGACGGCAGGCAGTCGGCCCAACATCCCTGATTTGCTGCCTTCCGTTGCACCTCATCACAAGCGCCTGCCCGTGGATGGAAGCCTGCGACTTCTTGGCCAACCCGACGTTCTTGTCCTTGGAGACATTGCCAGACAGCACTCCATCGACGAAGGTCAATCTCCCTGGCCCTTATCGGCGCAGGTCGCTATCCAGCAAGGGCAAGCCGCGGCCCGCAGCCTCCAGGCACGTCGGGACGGCAACACTCCAGATCCCTTTGTTTTTCAGGATCTCGGTGAAATGCTCAGCCTGGGGATCGGCGACGCCACACTCACCGGTATGGGTGTCACCTTGGCAGGGCCCCTTGCCTTCAACTTGAGGCGCTTGGCGTACCTCACCCGCATGCCAGGACTTTCACTCGGACTCCGCTCTGCAGGGGCCTGGTTGTTCAGCTCTTGA
- the hflX gene encoding GTPase HflX: MKQAHLAGRTRGLRPSQLRQLERLSHRRHPQNVGADLFTLERLAELTLELKQSLHLLIDARGVSRLLWVGPLGESDRLDGHLSGGTRRRQRWRLVSALPGTQGVDLKPEGREAVVALDVAPSIWLRLQAAATTSGTRPAAIWRTDASAAIGWRCDAINALSALCAAETTEPISELSGDEKTIDPPGQQEERVLLLTLIGADPDVNERELAELEGLTRSAGACPVAVCRQRLGQINPQTLWGTGKLQEAAIDVRRHTASLVITDRELTPVQSRNLERLLDCPVMDRSELILDIFAQRATSAAGRLQVELAQLRYRLPRLAGRGLSLSRQGGGIGTRGPGETQLEKDRRAISRRIEHLGRELRQLGAHRARLRQQRSTLPRVALVGYTNAGKSSLLNALCALDQERAVEAKNSLFATLDPTTRRLCLPQSGSAPKELLITDTVGFIRELPGPLLQAFMATLEETREADQLLLVVDLGDPDWQGQLSAVHSILDGLKCHQPRQVIANQIDRCEASQLDLIRTLEPHALYLSATQGTGLKGLRAWLEQTFWETSPEQVCEAPFHQTSARAHG, from the coding sequence TTGAAGCAGGCCCACCTAGCAGGACGCACGCGCGGCCTCAGGCCATCCCAGCTACGTCAGCTGGAAAGGCTCAGCCACCGGCGTCATCCGCAGAACGTTGGCGCCGATCTGTTCACCCTCGAGCGTCTGGCTGAACTCACCCTCGAACTCAAGCAGTCTCTGCATCTTCTGATCGATGCACGCGGCGTGAGCAGGCTGCTTTGGGTTGGCCCCCTAGGAGAGTCCGATCGGCTTGATGGCCATCTTTCCGGAGGAACGCGACGCCGCCAGCGTTGGCGTTTGGTGAGTGCATTGCCAGGCACACAAGGAGTGGATCTCAAACCGGAAGGACGCGAGGCCGTTGTCGCGTTGGATGTTGCCCCCAGCATCTGGCTTCGGCTCCAAGCAGCCGCCACCACTTCAGGAACGCGACCTGCAGCGATCTGGCGCACCGATGCCTCTGCCGCGATCGGCTGGCGATGTGATGCCATCAACGCGCTGTCTGCGCTCTGTGCAGCTGAAACGACGGAGCCCATTTCCGAGCTGTCCGGTGATGAGAAAACTATCGACCCGCCTGGTCAACAGGAGGAACGCGTCCTGCTGCTGACACTGATTGGCGCAGACCCTGACGTCAATGAGCGCGAGCTCGCTGAACTCGAGGGGCTGACACGCAGTGCCGGTGCCTGCCCCGTGGCGGTGTGTCGTCAGCGCCTCGGCCAGATCAATCCACAGACTCTCTGGGGAACGGGAAAACTCCAGGAGGCTGCCATTGATGTGCGCCGCCATACTGCGTCTCTCGTGATCACAGACAGAGAACTAACCCCCGTGCAATCCAGAAACCTCGAGCGGCTTCTGGATTGCCCTGTGATGGACCGCAGCGAACTCATTTTGGATATTTTCGCCCAGCGCGCAACGAGCGCGGCCGGCCGACTTCAGGTGGAGCTGGCCCAACTGCGCTACAGGCTTCCACGCCTGGCCGGCCGCGGTCTCAGCCTGTCGCGCCAAGGAGGTGGCATCGGCACCCGGGGACCGGGGGAAACCCAACTCGAGAAAGACCGCCGTGCCATCAGCCGCCGCATCGAGCATCTGGGCCGGGAATTGCGGCAGCTGGGGGCGCATCGCGCCCGGCTGCGGCAACAGCGCAGCACGCTTCCGAGAGTTGCGCTGGTGGGCTACACCAATGCTGGAAAGTCATCGCTTCTCAATGCGCTCTGCGCCCTTGATCAAGAGCGTGCTGTGGAAGCGAAAAACAGTCTCTTTGCAACGCTGGACCCCACCACCAGGCGGTTGTGTCTTCCGCAATCAGGCTCTGCCCCCAAAGAGCTTCTGATCACTGACACAGTCGGATTCATTCGAGAGCTGCCCGGACCATTGCTGCAAGCGTTCATGGCCACGCTTGAAGAAACCCGAGAAGCCGATCAGCTTCTTCTGGTGGTGGATCTCGGAGATCCGGACTGGCAAGGCCAACTGAGTGCCGTGCATTCCATTCTGGATGGGCTGAAGTGCCACCAACCGCGGCAGGTGATCGCCAATCAAATCGATCGCTGCGAAGCTTCGCAACTCGATTTGATCAGAACGCTTGAACCGCATGCCCTCTATCTGTCAGCAACCCAGGGGACAGGATTGAAAGGTCTGCGAGCATGGCTCGAGCAAACGTTCTGGGAGACCTCACCAGAACAAGTCTGCGAAGCCCCCTTCCACCAGACCAGCGCACGCGCCCATGGCTGA